The DNA segment GAAACCCAGCAGGGCGGATCCTCGGTTTCGCTGCCAGGGCCGGCCGATGGTGTACAGGCCGGGCATCGATGTGCATCCTGCCTCGGTGACGAGATTGCCCGCTCGGTCCCTGATTGCCGGCACGTCGATCCAGCGGTCGTCGGCATGAAAGCCGGTGGCCCAAATGACGGCGTCAGGTCGAAGGATCGCGCCGTCGGCGAAAGTCATACTGGTAGCGTCAGCACCGATGACACCGGGATGAAGCACAACACCGGCGTTCCGCAGCTGTCGGCGGCTCGTACCAACGATCGGCTCCGCTCGGCTGAGGCGCCGACCGATCGGAGTATTCGGCCCGGCGGCGAGGATGCCGCTCCTGTCCAGCCACCAGAAAAGGTCACGACCGAGCATTCGTTGCGGAACCGTCCGTGCCCTGGTGCGCTCGGCTAAGTGCACGCTTCTACCTGCCAGCGCAAGTTCCAGCGCGATCTGGAAACCAGAGTTCCCGCCTCCGACAACGACCACCTTTTCCCCTCGAACCTGGGCCGGATTCCGGTACGCCTGGGAATGGAGTTGCTGGATGCCCGCATCGATGGCCGCCGCGAACGGGGGCACCCATGGTGTGGAGAATGGGCCGGTGGCGATCACCACCCGGTCAGGGCGGTCAGGGACGCCGCCAACGTCGATGAGGAAGCTCTCGCCATCGTGCCGGACACTTCGAACGGGCGCCTGCAGTCGGATGTTGAGCTCGTGGGCTTCTGCGTAGTCGCTGAGGTATCGGCTGACCTCGTCCTTTGAGGGATAGCTCCATGGGTCCTCGGATGGGAATGGCGAACCAGGCAGGCCTGAATATCGGGCCGGGGTGAAGAGCCTCAAGGAGTCCCACCGCTCCGACCAACTTGCCCCGAGCCGATCACTGGCGGTGAGGATCACATAGTCCAGACCGGCCGCCTGCAGGTGATAGCCGATCGCGAGACCGGCCTGGCCTGCACCGACGACCACAATGGATTCGCTCATGACGACGCTCCGGACTCCTTCTGGTAGATGGTGCCATCATCCTGCGTGGGACGGTGGATGAGAGTCAGGTTCGGGGTCGCAGCGTCCTTGCCGGACGTGTTGCAGCAGTCTCTCACGGTGGGTTTCTTTTCGGGGCCAGGGATGGCATTGCTCGGCGGCAGCAGACGGGAACGGGGGGCCGCGGCGGGTTGACCGCTGGTTTCGCGTGAAGGCAGCTACCTGCTTCATGCTGTGACGTGCCTCGGCACAGTGCTTGACAGTTCCGCCCACGCGAGGGGCGCTGCCGGACCCGCAGGTGCAGGTGCGGCTGGCGATATAAAGGTCACCGTCCAAATGCAACCGCTGCGCCTCGGTGCCAAGGGCAGAGTGCAGAGGGCAGAGGGAACACCTGGAACCGGAAGAGTCTCCGGGTGTCTTCCCTGGCCCGTCCGGATCAAACCTTCACAAGCTGCCGTTCTGGTTCCGGCGCTTCCCGGACTCCGTCGGCCGGGTGTCGGGTGAGCCTGCTGCCTTCGACGTCGACATCGGGCAGGATCCGTGCCAGCCAGGCCGGGCACCACCAGGCGGCACGGCCGAAGATCTGCATCAGGGCAGGCACGAGCGTCATGCGGACGAGGAACGCATCGACGAACACGCCGAACCCGAGCGCGAAGCCGATGGCGCGGATGTCCGGGACCTCGGAAAAGACAAATCCGCCAAATACGGCGATCATGATGATGGCCGCGGCCGTGACGACCCGTGCGCCGTGGCTGTATCCGGCCCGGACGGCACGGCGCGCGTCACCGCGTTGGACATAGGATTCGCGCATGCCGGACACCAGGAACATCTGGTAATCCATGGCCAGGCCGAACAGGACACCGATCAGGATGATGGGCAGGAAGGCCATAATCGGGGCCGGGTCGCCGGTGCCGAACAATTCGCTGAACCATCCCCACTGGAATACCGCCACCACGGCGCCCAGGGAGGCGGTGAGGGAGAGCAGAAAGCCTGCCGTCGCCTTCAGAGGCACCAGGATGGAGCGGAAGACCAGGAGCAGCAGGACCAGGGAGAGCCCGATAACCACTGCCAGGTAGAGGGGCAGGGCATTGGCCAGTTTGGCCGAGACGTCAATGTTCATGGCGGTTTGCCCGGTGACGCCGACATCGGTGGCTCCGGAGTCGCGCTCGTAATCGGCGGCGTCCGCGCGCAGGGCCTGCACGAGGTGCTCGGTGCTCTGGCTGGACGGGCCGTCTACCGGGATGACCTGCACGGTGGCGAAGGTTCCGTCATCGCTGATAGCGGCCGGATACGCGGCGGCGACGTGTTCGGTACTGGTCAGTTTCCGCGTCAAGGCGGTCACAACCTTCTCCGCGTCGATGCGCTCGGGTATGGTGGCGGCCACCAGGAGCGGGCCGTTGGTGCCGGCGCCAAAGCCGTCTTCGATCAGTTTGTACGCCTGGTAGCTGCTGCTCTCAGGCAGGTTGGCCGACTCATCGGGCAGACCGAGCCGCATGCTCAGGGCCGGGATCGAGACCAGCCCGAGCAGTAGGACAGTACTGATGACCACGCTTACGGGGTGGGCGGTGACGAACCGCGCCCAGCGGCTTTCTCTCTTCGGTGAGGTCCCAGCATCGTTGGTCCGGGTGCCAGCGGCTTCCCTGGCTCGTCTGGGAATGATGCGGTTCCCCACCAGGCTCAGCAGCGCGGGGGTCAGGGTGAGCGCGACCAGGACCGCGACCGCGACGGCGCCGGCGGCGGACAGGCCCATGACGGAGAGGAAGGGGATGCCAGGCAGGGTCAGGGCCGCCAAAGCGATAACGACGGTGAGACCGGCGAACAGGACGGCGTTGCCCGACGTGCCGACCGACAGAGCGGCGGATTGCGCCGCTGGCATGCCCCGCAGCATCTGGTTGCGGTGGCGGTTGACGATGAACAGACAGTAGTCGATACCGACCGCCAGGCCGAGCATGAGGGCGAGGATGACCGCGTTCTGGCTGATGGAGAACACCTGGGTGAACGCGAAGACCGTTCCGAGGCCGACCGCGACACCGAACAGGGCGGTCAGCAGCGGCAGGCCGGCGGCGATCAGGGATCCCAGGGCCGCCACCAGGACGATGGCGGCAATAACGATGCCGACGATTTCGCTGCTGCCGATAGCGGAGGGGCTGCCGGAAATGCCGGGGCTGAACTGTGCTTCCAGTCCGGCATCGGCGAGGGGGTCGGCGGCGGCCATTATGGCAGCCCGGGTGGTATCAGCGGGGGAACCACCGGCCTCGTAGACCACCTCGACGACGGCGATGCGTCGGTCGGGTGACACGGCGCCGGTCACGGCTGGGTCCGACGCGTCCTTGACCTGATCCAGGGCCGAAATGCGGTCCAGTTCGCCGGCCAGGACCGCAAACTGGGCCGGTGAGATCTGCTCGCCGGCTGGGGCGGCGACGACCATGCGCCCGGATTTTTCCTTGGGAGCGGGGATTTTGTCCTCGAGCTTGTCCAGCAGCTCCTGGGACTGCGTGCCGGGGATACCGGTCGAATCATTCAACGGGCCGCCGAATGTTGCCACCGAGGCGAAGACAATGACAATTGTGGCCACCCAGGCGGAGACCGTTAACCACCGCCTGTGAAAACAGAACGCGCCGACGCGGTAGAGGAGACCGGACATTGAAAAACTCCTTCAGGAAAGTGCGGTGCTGTCGTATCCAGCCAGGGCCGGACCGCTGGTAGTAGTGAAGATGCCGGACATCGCGGGAATCGGGGACCAC comes from the Arthrobacter sp. CAN_C5 genome and includes:
- a CDS encoding NAD(P)/FAD-dependent oxidoreductase; this translates as MSESIVVVGAGQAGLAIGYHLQAAGLDYVILTASDRLGASWSERWDSLRLFTPARYSGLPGSPFPSEDPWSYPSKDEVSRYLSDYAEAHELNIRLQAPVRSVRHDGESFLIDVGGVPDRPDRVVIATGPFSTPWVPPFAAAIDAGIQQLHSQAYRNPAQVRGEKVVVVGGGNSGFQIALELALAGRSVHLAERTRARTVPQRMLGRDLFWWLDRSGILAAGPNTPIGRRLSRAEPIVGTSRRQLRNAGVVLHPGVIGADATSMTFADGAILRPDAVIWATGFHADDRWIDVPAIRDRAGNLVTEAGCTSMPGLYTIGRPWQRNRGSALLGFVGADARHLCEAITREL
- a CDS encoding MMPL family transporter, whose product is MSGLLYRVGAFCFHRRWLTVSAWVATIVIVFASVATFGGPLNDSTGIPGTQSQELLDKLEDKIPAPKEKSGRMVVAAPAGEQISPAQFAVLAGELDRISALDQVKDASDPAVTGAVSPDRRIAVVEVVYEAGGSPADTTRAAIMAAADPLADAGLEAQFSPGISGSPSAIGSSEIVGIVIAAIVLVAALGSLIAAGLPLLTALFGVAVGLGTVFAFTQVFSISQNAVILALMLGLAVGIDYCLFIVNRHRNQMLRGMPAAQSAALSVGTSGNAVLFAGLTVVIALAALTLPGIPFLSVMGLSAAGAVAVAVLVALTLTPALLSLVGNRIIPRRAREAAGTRTNDAGTSPKRESRWARFVTAHPVSVVISTVLLLGLVSIPALSMRLGLPDESANLPESSSYQAYKLIEDGFGAGTNGPLLVAATIPERIDAEKVVTALTRKLTSTEHVAAAYPAAISDDGTFATVQVIPVDGPSSQSTEHLVQALRADAADYERDSGATDVGVTGQTAMNIDVSAKLANALPLYLAVVIGLSLVLLLLVFRSILVPLKATAGFLLSLTASLGAVVAVFQWGWFSELFGTGDPAPIMAFLPIILIGVLFGLAMDYQMFLVSGMRESYVQRGDARRAVRAGYSHGARVVTAAAIIMIAVFGGFVFSEVPDIRAIGFALGFGVFVDAFLVRMTLVPALMQIFGRAAWWCPAWLARILPDVDVEGSRLTRHPADGVREAPEPERQLVKV